Genomic DNA from Terriglobales bacterium:
TAGCGCAAGGACGGGTAGGGGTCTGGGAGGGGGAGCGGAGGGCGTCGGGCGAGCGCCTAGTGTACACGGCGGCCGAGGGGAAGTTCGTCCTGACGGGCACGCCGCAGCAACTTCCTAGCATTTTTGATGCCGAACTGGGCGCCACGACGGGCGATTCGTTGACTTTCTACAGTCGCGATGATAGGGTGCTGGTCGAAAGCAGCCCTTCGACCCGCAGCGTCACCCAGACCCGAGTCTCGAAGAAGTAATGCAGACACTGGCGACGGACGACATCGGCAAATCCTACCGCGGGCGGCGAGTGGTTAACGGGGTCAGCCTGCAAGTCCATAAGGGAGAAGTAGTTGGCCTGCTGGGCCCGAACGGCGCCGGCAAGACCACGACCTTCTACATGATTGTGGGCCTCACACCACCGGACAGCGGCCGGGTGACCTTCGACGGGCAGGACATCACCAGCGTGCCCATGTACCTGCGGGCGCGGCGGTACGGCATCAGCTACCTGCCGCAGGAGCCCTCCAT
This window encodes:
- a CDS encoding ATP-binding cassette domain-containing protein, whose product is MQTLATDDIGKSYRGRRVVNGVSLQVHKGEVVGLLGPNGAGKTTTFYMIVGLTPPDSGRVTFDGQDITSVPMYLRARRYGISYLPQEPSIFRKLSVEENILAVLEAQPISWHERRERAEELIEKLGLAQIRRNPGYAISGGERRRVEIAR